In a genomic window of Urocitellus parryii isolate mUroPar1 chromosome 2, mUroPar1.hap1, whole genome shotgun sequence:
- the Arih2 gene encoding E3 ubiquitin-protein ligase ARIH2 isoform X2: MLTAISCILPMALVSHSVAKLILVNFHWQVSEIMDRYKSNSSQLLVEARVQPNPSKHVPTTHPPHHCAVCMQFVRKENLLSLACQHQFCRSCWEQHCSVLVKDGVGVGVSCMAQDCPLRTPEDFVFPLLPNEELKDKYRRYLFRDYVESHYQLQLCPGADCPMVIRVQEPRARRVQCNRCNEVFCFKCRQMYHAPTDCATIRKWLTKCADDSETANYISAHTKDCPKCNICIEKNGGCNHMQCSKCKHDFCWMCLGDWKTHGSEYYECSRYKENPDIVNQSQQAQAREALKKYLFYFERWENHNKSLQLEAQTYQRIHEKIQERVMNNLGTWIDWQYLQNAAKLLAKCRYTLQYTYPYAYYMESGPRKKLFEYQQAQLEAEIENLSWKVERADSYDRGDLENQMHIAEQRRRTLLKDFHDT, from the exons gtATCTCATTCAGTCGCCAAACTCATATTAGTTAATTTCCACTGGCAAGTCTCAGAGATAATGGACAG ATACAAGTCCAATTCTTCTCAACTGCTTGTTGAGGCACGGGTTCAGCCCAATCCATCAAAACAT GTCCCTACCACCCATCCCCCTCATCACTGTGCAGTGTGTATGCAATTTGTGCGGAAAGAAAACCTACTGTCTCTGGCCTGCCAGCACCAGTTTTGCCGCAGCTGCTGGGAACAGCACTGCTCGGTTCTAGTCAAGGATGGCGTGGGTGTGG GAGTCTCTTGTATGGCTCAGGACTGTCCACTCCGTACACCAGAAGACTTTGTGTTTCCATTGCTTCCCAATGAAGAATTGAAAGACAAATATAGGCGCTACCTCTTCAGGGATTACGTGGAG AGTCATTACCAGCTCCAGCTGTGCCCTGGTGCAGACTGCCCCATGGTTATTCGGGTACAAGAGCCTAGAGCTCGCCGAGTGCAGTGCAATCGGTGCAATGAGGTCTTCTG tTTCAAGTGTCGTCAGATGTATCATGCCCCCACAGACTGCGCCACAATCCGGAAATGGCTCACGAAGTGTGCAGATGACTCTGAAACGGCCAACTACATTAGTGCTCACACTAAAGAT TGTCCCAAGTGCAACATCTGCATTGAGAAGAATGGAGGCTGCAATCATATG CAATGCTCCAAATGTAAACACG ACTTCTGCTGGATGTGTCTAGGAGATTGGAAGACTCATGGCAGTGAGTACTATGAGTGCAGTCGGTACAAAGAGAATCCTGACATTGTCAACCAGAGTCAGCAAGCCCAGGCCAGGGAGGCCCTCAAGAAGTACTTATTCTATTTTGAGAGG TGGGAAAACCACAACAAAAGCTTACAGCTGGAGGCACAAACATACCAGCGGATTCATGAGAAGATTCAGGAGAGAGTGATGAACAATCTGGGAACTTGGATTGACTGGCAGTATCTACAGAATGCTGCCAAGCTCTTGGCCAAG TGTCGATATACCCTGCAATATACCTACCCATATGCATACTACATGGAGTCTGGCCCCAGGAAGAAGCTG TTTGAATACCAGCAGGCTCAGCTAGAGGCTGAGATTGAAAACCTTTCGTGGAAAGTGGAGCGAGCGGACAGCTATGACAGAGGG GACTTAGAGAACCAGATGCACATAGCAGAACAGCGGAGAAGAACCCTGCTGAAGGATTTCCATGATACCTAA